The genomic region TCTCCCGGAGCTCGATCACTTTCCTGGCGAATTTTTTTTCAGGGCATCCGCAGAGAGGGGATTCGCGGCAGTCGCAGCGGAGGAATTCATTGAAAAAAGCAAGGATCTGTTCCCTCACTGCATAATCCAGGGCATCGTAGTTGATATGCGAGCAGAGGGTTTCAAGCATGTTTCCTGAAAAGGCAAGCTCGGGCAGGCGATAGCCGGCAAGCCGTTCCAGTTTCTTTGCATTCCTGAACCGGGCCCGGTCAGCAATCAATCGTCGTCACCGGTAGATTCATCGAAATTCTTGAGCGAGGTCATACCTTCGTTCATGCGCTCGCATTCGATAAGCCATTCATCGAAGAGGGTAGGGTTCTCGAGATCGTCCTTGACATATTTGCCGCAGCAGGCTGCACCGTCAATAACGCTGGCCCCGATATTTGCAGCGCATTCAAGGGCAAGTTCCATATCCTTCTCGATCTGGTCGCGGCCTTTCTTGACAAGCGTCTTGATATCCTTGTCAAATTCGCCGGCAATATATTTGCGGCACCCGGCAAAGAGGGCAACTTTTGGCAGCTGGAGGATCTGTACCAGCTCTCCAAGTTCTCCTTCGGGAGGAGCGGACATGACGATAGCCTCGACCTGGGCAAGTTTGTCGAGGGTCTCATCCATAGTGAACCGCTTGTTCTGGTAGAGCTTGACGATCTTCAGAACCGAGATGGTGATGTCTACAGCAAATCCGTCCAGGATCCGGAAGCCTTCGGGCAGTTCCTCGCTCTTTGGGTCTACCTCAAAACTTGATTCCGAGAGCGTCTTGAGCCAGTTGTCCCACCGCTCCTGGTTATAGAAGATGTAGAACAACTTGAGCGGCTCTTCTTCGATTTTCTTTGTCGCCTTTTTCGCCATTTCAGTACAGTATTCCCTCCCGTGATTAAATGATTTCGTTATCGGTGGGTTTTTCCTGGGAAGATATTAAAATAAAATCCCGGTCGCTTGCATCTGGAACCTTCGCCGCCAATGGTTATCATCCTTGAAAGGCAATAATTCAGGGACATGTTTTCCGGGAAGAACGATCAGTGTGAAAAGGAAGAACCGTCCCGGGTCGTCATGGCCCGTTACGGGGAGCTCTTCTTAAAAAGCGAGCCCGTGAAACACCATTTTATCGGCATACTCCTGCGCAACATAAAGCATGCCCTGAGCTCGTCAGGAATTTCCTGCCGGTACGAGACACCCCGCGGCCGTATCCTTATCCATACCGATGATCCGGACCGGGCCGCTGATATCGTTTCAAAGATATTTGGCATCGTTGACGTGAGTGTATGCTATATGACCGGCAGCCGGTTTGAAGACATATCCGGAGGGGCAGTCGGGCTTGCACGGGAACACCTCAGGCCCGGGAAAACCTTTGCCGTCCGGGCGAAACGCCAGCAGAAAACCGGACCGGACAGCCAGGAACTCGGCGCACGGATCGGCTCGGACATCTTCGAAGCCAT from uncultured Methanoregula sp. harbors:
- a CDS encoding DUF5814 domain-containing protein, with the protein product MIADRARFRNAKKLERLAGYRLPELAFSGNMLETLCSHINYDALDYAVREQILAFFNEFLRCDCRESPLCGCPEKKFARKVIELRENGLDHRQIAVYLQDEYGIEVFPADLLSFLEESVHVLEAISDVARLQGKDALAKKTDEHIRLIER
- a CDS encoding DUF2150 family protein, yielding MAKKATKKIEEEPLKLFYIFYNQERWDNWLKTLSESSFEVDPKSEELPEGFRILDGFAVDITISVLKIVKLYQNKRFTMDETLDKLAQVEAIVMSAPPEGELGELVQILQLPKVALFAGCRKYIAGEFDKDIKTLVKKGRDQIEKDMELALECAANIGASVIDGAACCGKYVKDDLENPTLFDEWLIECERMNEGMTSLKNFDESTGDDD